Proteins encoded together in one Flavobacteriales bacterium window:
- a CDS encoding gliding motility-associated C-terminal domain-containing protein: MKFKPIFLIIVLVSLSNFYAHCQHAGEDITICEGSSTQLNANSELTKISWLPAEYLSNPNIHNPIVSGLTTTTDFIITANSKNLIINGDFELGNTSFNTDYTYSNNSGQFGVLSNESSFTITNDASLAHNNFDGNDHTNPPNGKFMVINGSEVINTKVWCQTVNTEQNTEYEFSTWVTSVFANNPAILEFSINNEPLGDSFTAPDEINTWDNYYEVWHSGINTSAELCIVNLNSQGAGNDFGIDDISFNIYEMKDTVRVFVKEREQFSHEIDLCEDENSMKTSLYNINNLNSYSTLQSNEEIKWFQESTLTNPINDSTIIATENTKLYGITSDLECKLAIINFKIYDKPKIEILSDNRICAGQSYNFSNTSINFNTNDNIKFLSFSNIYGQLLSTTNFYPKSDLNVIIECETEYGCQDLENFKIFVYNIKAQFLMDRDKIYVNEEVKFENNSLNSDNLFWDFGNEKTGTEQTHTITYDTTGLYEVKLKIKNSENCVDSVSKYILVRPYINLYIPSCFSPNEDGKNDIFEIYGDGLLEYDLSIFNRWGEKIYQNRNVGWNGKYKNKMSPNGVYCYKVKITDFEYKSHYFYGDFSLIR; the protein is encoded by the coding sequence ATGAAATTCAAACCAATATTCCTTATTATTGTTTTAGTATCATTATCGAATTTCTATGCTCATTGTCAACATGCTGGTGAAGATATTACCATTTGTGAAGGTAGTTCCACTCAGCTAAACGCAAACTCAGAACTCACAAAAATTTCTTGGTTACCCGCAGAATATTTAAGTAATCCAAACATTCATAATCCAATTGTTAGTGGACTAACAACTACAACAGATTTTATAATTACTGCCAATTCAAAAAACTTGATTATTAATGGCGATTTTGAGTTAGGCAATACATCATTCAATACAGATTATACCTATTCGAACAATTCAGGTCAATTTGGTGTATTATCAAATGAATCAAGCTTTACTATAACTAATGATGCTTCTTTAGCACACAATAATTTTGATGGTAATGATCATACAAATCCACCCAATGGCAAGTTCATGGTAATAAATGGATCAGAAGTGATTAACACTAAAGTATGGTGTCAAACTGTGAATACAGAACAAAATACAGAATATGAATTTTCTACATGGGTAACATCTGTATTTGCCAATAACCCAGCAATTTTAGAATTTAGTATAAATAATGAACCATTAGGAGATTCGTTTACTGCTCCAGATGAAATAAATACATGGGATAATTATTATGAAGTATGGCATTCAGGAATTAATACATCAGCGGAATTATGCATCGTAAATCTTAACTCACAAGGTGCTGGCAATGACTTCGGAATTGATGATATTTCATTCAATATTTATGAAATGAAAGACACTGTAAGAGTTTTTGTTAAAGAAAGAGAGCAATTTTCACATGAAATCGATTTATGTGAAGATGAAAACTCAATGAAGACAAGTCTTTATAATATAAACAACTTAAATAGTTACTCTACCCTCCAAAGTAATGAGGAAATAAAATGGTTTCAAGAAAGTACACTAACCAATCCTATAAACGACTCAACCATAATAGCTACAGAAAATACTAAACTGTATGGTATTACTAGCGATCTAGAATGCAAATTAGCTATTATTAATTTTAAAATTTATGACAAGCCTAAAATAGAAATTCTTTCAGATAACAGAATCTGTGCAGGTCAAAGTTATAATTTTTCAAATACATCGATAAATTTTAATACCAACGATAATATTAAATTTCTTTCTTTTTCTAACATTTATGGCCAACTACTGTCTACAACTAATTTTTATCCAAAATCTGATTTAAATGTAATCATAGAATGTGAAACTGAGTATGGTTGTCAAGATTTAGAGAACTTCAAAATATTCGTTTACAACATAAAAGCTCAGTTCTTAATGGATAGAGATAAAATTTATGTTAATGAAGAAGTAAAATTTGAAAATAATTCTCTAAATTCAGATAACCTATTTTGGGATTTCGGAAATGAAAAAACTGGCACAGAACAAACCCATACAATAACTTACGACACTACTGGCTTGTACGAAGTAAAACTAAAAATTAAAAACTCTGAAAATTGCGTAGATAGTGTAAGCAAATATATATTGGTTCGACCATATATAAACCTTTACATACCCTCCTGTTTTAGCCCTAATGAAGACGGAAAAAATGATATTTTTGAAATCTACGGCGATGGATTACTCGAATATGACTTGAGTATATTTAATAGATGGGGAGAGAAAATATATCAAAATAGAAATGTAGGGTGGAATGGTAAGTATAAAAACAAAATGAGTCCAAACGGTGTTTATTGCTATAAGGTTAAAATTACAGACTTTGAATACAAATCGCATTATTTTTATGGGGATTTTTCTTTAATTCGCTAA
- a CDS encoding metallophosphoesterase family protein — translation MKIGLLSDTHSTLHPKVFEHFKNCDEIWHAGDIGSVEVIDQLSAFKPLRAVYGNIDNHKIRAICPKDLHFECEGVKVWITHIGGYPYNYTKNIREELDKNSPDLFICGHSHILKVMYDKNREILHMNPGAAGNYGIHKVITMLRFDIEKGEVKNLEVIEFNRH, via the coding sequence ATGAAAATCGGTCTGCTTTCTGACACACACTCTACATTGCACCCAAAAGTATTTGAACACTTTAAAAATTGTGATGAAATTTGGCATGCAGGAGATATTGGCTCCGTAGAAGTGATAGACCAACTATCTGCTTTCAAACCATTAAGAGCCGTATATGGCAACATAGACAACCACAAAATTAGAGCTATTTGCCCTAAAGATTTACATTTTGAATGCGAAGGTGTTAAAGTATGGATAACACATATAGGTGGCTACCCTTATAACTATACAAAAAACATCAGAGAAGAATTAGATAAAAATAGTCCTGATTTATTCATTTGTGGACATTCTCATATATTAAAAGTTATGTATGATAAGAATCGTGAAATATTACACATGAACCCAGGTGCAGCAGGAAACTACGGTATTCACAAAGTCATTACGATGTTAAGATTCGATATCGAAAAAGGAGAAGTAAAAAATCTAGAAGTTATAGAGTTTAATAGACACTAA
- a CDS encoding DUF4293 family protein, with the protein MIQRVQSVYLLFSIFFMVGITYFLPVLISEEGEVFFTHQFIYAHISILVSSFLLLYSIFLFKNRKKQLLFNQISKFLLSVTFFILFFTKGELFPARGMFVFIIPYVLILLANRFIKKDENLVQSADRIR; encoded by the coding sequence ATGATTCAGAGAGTTCAATCCGTTTATTTATTGTTTTCAATATTTTTTATGGTAGGAATAACCTATTTTTTGCCAGTTCTGATTAGTGAAGAAGGTGAGGTCTTTTTCACTCATCAATTCATATATGCTCATATATCAATTTTAGTGTCATCTTTTTTATTGCTTTATTCCATTTTCTTATTCAAGAATAGAAAAAAACAATTGTTATTTAATCAAATTAGTAAGTTTTTACTTTCAGTTACTTTCTTTATTTTATTCTTTACTAAGGGAGAACTTTTTCCGGCCAGAGGTATGTTTGTTTTTATTATTCCTTATGTACTTATACTTTTAGCTAATAGATTCATTAAAAAAGACGAGAATTTGGTTCAATCGGCTGATAGAATCCGTTAG
- the rho gene encoding transcription termination factor Rho yields the protein MIDIHTLNKKLLPELKDIAKDLGVPRYQKLKKQELVYEILDVQAKQLSVEKKSEEARKQREKKQNENPKPKHTNNNNNPNGKEKNPNHRHKGNNPNKKSHEEHEFDGIVTAEGVLEMMPDGFGFLRSSDYNYLSSPDDIYVSHSQVRLFGLKTGDTVSGTVRPPKKGEKYFPLIKVEKINGRDPNIVRDRVPFEFLTPLFPDEKFRLTENGKSSLSTRMIDLFAPIGKGQRGLIVAQPKTGKTVLLKEVANAIAANHPEAYLMILLIDERPEEVTDMARSVNAEVIASTFDEPADRHVRIANIVLEKAKRLVECGHDVVILLDSITRLARAYNTVQPASGKILTGGVDANALQKPKRFFGAARKIENGGSLTILATALTETGSKMDEVIFEEFKGTGNMELQLDRKISNRRIYPAIDVTSSSTRREDLLLGKDLTQKIWVLRNHLADMTPVESIEFMRDRLLRTETNEEFIVTMNS from the coding sequence ATGATTGATATACATACATTAAACAAAAAGCTATTACCAGAACTTAAAGATATAGCAAAAGACTTAGGCGTACCACGCTACCAAAAATTAAAAAAACAAGAACTTGTATACGAAATATTAGATGTTCAAGCTAAACAACTCTCTGTAGAGAAAAAATCTGAAGAAGCTAGAAAGCAAAGAGAGAAAAAGCAAAATGAAAATCCCAAGCCTAAACACACCAACAACAATAACAACCCTAACGGCAAAGAGAAAAACCCTAATCATCGTCATAAAGGAAACAACCCAAATAAAAAAAGTCATGAAGAACATGAGTTTGATGGAATTGTTACAGCAGAAGGTGTTTTAGAAATGATGCCAGACGGTTTTGGTTTCCTTAGGTCTTCAGACTATAACTATTTAAGCTCTCCTGATGATATATATGTATCTCACTCACAAGTTAGATTGTTTGGGTTAAAAACAGGTGACACAGTAAGTGGTACGGTTCGTCCGCCAAAAAAAGGAGAAAAGTATTTCCCTTTAATTAAGGTTGAAAAAATCAATGGTAGAGATCCTAACATTGTTAGAGACAGAGTGCCTTTTGAATTCCTTACACCATTATTCCCAGACGAAAAGTTTCGTCTAACAGAAAATGGTAAAAGTTCACTATCTACAAGAATGATTGACTTATTTGCTCCTATTGGAAAAGGTCAAAGAGGATTGATTGTAGCACAACCTAAAACAGGTAAAACGGTTCTTCTTAAAGAAGTAGCAAACGCTATTGCGGCTAATCATCCAGAAGCCTATCTAATGATTTTACTGATTGATGAAAGACCAGAAGAAGTTACCGATATGGCAAGAAGCGTAAATGCCGAAGTTATAGCATCTACCTTTGATGAACCTGCTGACAGACACGTTAGAATTGCAAATATTGTTCTTGAAAAAGCAAAAAGACTAGTCGAATGTGGGCATGATGTAGTTATCCTTTTAGATTCTATTACACGTTTAGCAAGAGCTTACAACACTGTACAACCAGCATCTGGTAAAATTCTTACTGGTGGTGTTGATGCCAATGCATTACAAAAACCAAAACGATTCTTTGGTGCTGCCAGAAAAATTGAAAATGGTGGTTCACTAACCATTCTAGCTACTGCATTGACTGAAACAGGTAGTAAAATGGATGAAGTTATCTTCGAAGAATTTAAAGGTACAGGTAATATGGAACTTCAATTGGATAGAAAAATATCTAACCGTAGAATATACCCTGCTATTGACGTTACATCATCTAGTACTCGTAGAGAAGACCTACTACTTGGTAAAGATTTAACTCAGAAGATTTGGGTGCTTAGAAACCATCTTGCAGATATGACTCCTGTAGAGTCTATTGAATTTATGAGAGATAGGCTGCTAAGAACGGAGACAAATGAAGAATTCATTGTGACTATGAATAGCTAA
- a CDS encoding peptidoglycan synthetase, with translation MKVHLIAIGGSAMHNLALALHHKGFEVSGSDDAIFEPSKSRLDAFGLLPQKMGWFPEKIHKDLDAIILGMHARIDNPELIKAQELKIPIFSYPEYIYNQSTDKKRVVIGGSHGKTSITAMILHVLHHYNMDCDYMVGAKLDGFDTMVRLTAEAPVIVLEGDEYLSSPIDRRPKFHWYKPHIAILSGIAWDHINVFPTFENYVNQFRIFKNDVEDVLFYCDDDKVLSDLCQEDSTCRLESYSVPNHCVEDGITYLIDGESKHRLEIFGEHNLQNLNAALLVCQELGIQKSDFYKAISLFKGASKRLELVKRGESSVVYKDFAHSPSKLKATSSAMKKQYTHRALVACMELHTFSSLNKDFLKEYLGAMDTPDIAVVYFSKAAIAHKKLEDISVEQVHKAFGRLDLKVFTDSKDLQLFLKSLEWKNRNLLMMSSGNFDGIDFNRLAEDLLES, from the coding sequence ATGAAAGTACATTTAATAGCAATCGGTGGTAGTGCAATGCATAATTTAGCTTTAGCATTACACCATAAAGGCTTCGAAGTATCGGGTTCTGACGATGCTATTTTTGAACCATCTAAAAGTCGCCTTGACGCTTTTGGCTTATTGCCACAAAAGATGGGTTGGTTTCCTGAAAAGATTCATAAAGACCTTGACGCTATAATATTGGGCATGCATGCTAGAATTGATAATCCTGAGTTAATTAAAGCTCAAGAGTTGAAAATTCCAATTTTTTCTTACCCAGAGTATATTTATAATCAAAGTACTGACAAGAAAAGAGTTGTGATAGGGGGGAGTCATGGAAAAACTTCTATTACGGCTATGATATTACACGTTTTACATCATTACAATATGGATTGTGATTATATGGTAGGAGCTAAGTTAGATGGCTTTGATACTATGGTTAGGTTAACTGCTGAAGCTCCAGTAATCGTTTTGGAGGGTGATGAATATCTTTCCTCGCCAATTGATAGACGGCCTAAATTCCATTGGTATAAGCCTCATATAGCTATTCTTAGTGGTATAGCTTGGGACCACATTAATGTGTTTCCAACATTTGAAAATTATGTCAATCAGTTTAGGATTTTTAAAAATGATGTTGAAGATGTACTTTTTTATTGTGATGACGATAAGGTTTTATCTGATTTATGCCAAGAAGATTCTACTTGCCGATTAGAGTCGTATAGCGTTCCAAATCATTGTGTTGAAGATGGTATCACTTACCTAATAGATGGAGAGTCTAAACATAGACTTGAAATATTCGGAGAGCATAATTTACAGAATTTGAATGCTGCTTTATTAGTTTGTCAAGAATTAGGTATTCAAAAGAGTGATTTTTACAAAGCTATTTCCTTATTTAAAGGAGCATCTAAACGATTGGAGTTAGTAAAAAGAGGGGAGAGCTCAGTTGTTTATAAAGACTTTGCTCACTCTCCATCAAAACTAAAGGCAACTTCATCGGCTATGAAAAAGCAATACACCCATAGAGCATTAGTCGCTTGTATGGAATTGCATACTTTTTCTAGTCTGAATAAGGATTTTTTAAAAGAGTATTTGGGTGCTATGGACACACCTGATATAGCTGTAGTGTATTTTAGTAAAGCGGCTATAGCTCACAAAAAGTTAGAAGATATTTCTGTGGAGCAAGTCCATAAAGCTTTTGGTCGACTAGATTTAAAAGTATTTACGGACTCTAAAGATTTGCAACTTTTCTTAAAGTCATTAGAATGGAAGAATCGAAATCTTTTAATGATGAGTTCCGGCAATTTTGATGGTATTGATTTTAACCGCCTAGCAGAAGACCTGTTGGAAAGTTAA